The proteins below come from a single Plantactinospora sp. KBS50 genomic window:
- a CDS encoding UDP-glucuronic acid decarboxylase family protein, with product MVVSQRFGSGHRVLVTGGAGFVPSHLVDSLIGRGCTVVAVDNFVTGSKENVAHLADNPRFTLVDADVSDGLPAHHPALAERFDAIMHMASPASPTDFALLPVEILRVGSLGTLHLLDRALADGARFLLASTSEAYGDPLVHPQPESYWGNVNPNGVRSVYDEAKRFSEAATMAYHRFHGLDVAIVRIFNTYGPRMRPDDGRAIPAFITQALRGEPITVHGTGTQTRSICYVDDLVRGILLLLDSTETGPINCGTEHEMSMRELAELIVEIAGGGSEVTFVTRPADDPEKRRPDLTLARERLGYEPRVDPRTGLASTVAYFREHLA from the coding sequence ATGGTGGTTTCGCAGCGGTTCGGATCCGGGCACCGCGTCCTCGTCACCGGCGGCGCCGGCTTCGTCCCGTCGCACCTGGTCGACTCGCTGATCGGGCGGGGCTGCACGGTGGTGGCCGTCGACAACTTCGTGACCGGCTCCAAGGAGAACGTCGCCCACCTGGCCGACAACCCGCGCTTCACGCTGGTCGATGCCGACGTCTCGGACGGCCTGCCGGCCCACCATCCGGCGCTGGCCGAACGCTTCGACGCGATCATGCACATGGCCTCGCCGGCCAGCCCGACCGACTTCGCGCTGCTGCCCGTCGAGATCCTCCGGGTGGGTTCCCTCGGCACCCTGCACCTGCTCGACCGGGCGCTGGCCGACGGCGCGCGCTTCCTGCTCGCCTCCACCTCCGAGGCGTACGGCGACCCGCTGGTGCATCCGCAGCCGGAGAGCTACTGGGGCAACGTCAACCCCAACGGGGTACGCAGCGTCTACGACGAGGCCAAGCGCTTCTCCGAGGCCGCCACCATGGCCTACCACCGGTTCCACGGGCTCGACGTCGCGATTGTCCGGATCTTCAACACGTACGGTCCGCGGATGCGGCCGGACGACGGGCGGGCCATCCCGGCCTTCATCACGCAGGCGCTGCGCGGCGAGCCGATCACGGTGCACGGCACCGGTACGCAGACCCGGTCGATCTGTTACGTGGACGATCTGGTGCGCGGCATCCTGCTGCTGCTCGACTCGACCGAGACCGGTCCGATCAACTGCGGCACCGAGCACGAGATGTCGATGCGCGAGCTGGCGGAGCTGATCGTGGAGATCGCCGGCGGCGGATCCGAGGTGACCTTTGTCACGAGGCCGGCCGATGACCCGGAGAAGCGCCGGCCGGACCTCACCCTGGCGCGCGAACGGCTCGGCTACGAACCTCGGGTCGACCCCCGGACCGGCCTGGCGAGCACCGTCGCGTACTTCCGGGAACACCTGGCCTGA
- a CDS encoding rhodanese-like domain-containing protein — MFEPDVPSVTATDVPADAFLLDVREPDEWSAGHAPQAHHLPMMEIPARLAEIPTESEVVVVCRSGGRSAQVVGYLMGNGWENVRNLTGGMRQWAAAGRPMTSEDGQPARVV; from the coding sequence GTGTTCGAACCTGACGTTCCCTCCGTGACCGCGACCGACGTACCGGCCGACGCTTTCCTGCTCGACGTGCGCGAGCCGGACGAGTGGTCCGCCGGCCATGCCCCGCAGGCACACCACCTGCCGATGATGGAGATTCCAGCCAGGCTCGCCGAGATTCCCACCGAATCGGAGGTGGTGGTCGTGTGCCGGTCGGGCGGCCGATCCGCCCAGGTGGTCGGCTACCTGATGGGCAACGGCTGGGAGAACGTGCGCAACCTGACCGGCGGGATGCGCCAGTGGGCCGCCGCCGGCCGGCCGATGACCAGCGAGGACGGTCAGCCGGCCCGGGTGGTCTGA
- a CDS encoding cell wall metabolism sensor histidine kinase WalK, whose amino-acid sequence MPEPPDYRSVIAGQSVAIDMINAGDAGLPVLTRLIGTIQQAIHAEGMVFVEYTPTEGRIVAATGAVEWTLGRPVPIGDRATNQLLSGPRCQELRVDALAEELAAQLDGHGMGRMLVARAEIGGVTVGGLHALYPPDTPAPGEEVRTILTYVASCIAHLYGDQTGLPVHGDGPVVAALADGLAIVDRDGGVRLWNPAAERITGLPAGRMLNQRLPFPLPPPGQVLDYRLPDDKWLKITSGELPGSVASRVVTISDVTAQHQHDHDRDLFVAVTSHELRTPITVIKGFADTLSQHWDSVPEPDRRAAAVVMAQRTDELARLVDRLLSAATDAGSVGGAAPMPFDLADALAEAVADLPRDLRRRVTLDLPADLPAAIGDRASLPTVLTELVTNADKYSAADAMIELCAEADERSVVFRVGDRGIGVRPEHVERAFDRFWQGESGDRRRYPGAGLGLYLVRKIVERQKGWVSLRPRTGGGTVAEVRLPRA is encoded by the coding sequence ATGCCGGAGCCCCCCGACTACCGCTCAGTGATCGCCGGACAGAGCGTCGCGATCGACATGATCAACGCCGGCGACGCCGGCCTGCCCGTCCTCACCCGCCTGATCGGCACCATCCAGCAGGCGATCCACGCCGAGGGCATGGTCTTCGTGGAGTACACGCCCACCGAGGGCCGGATCGTGGCCGCCACCGGCGCCGTCGAGTGGACGCTGGGCCGGCCGGTACCGATCGGCGACCGGGCGACGAACCAACTGCTCAGCGGCCCGCGCTGCCAGGAACTGCGGGTGGACGCGCTGGCCGAGGAACTCGCGGCGCAGTTGGACGGGCACGGGATGGGTCGCATGCTGGTGGCCCGGGCCGAGATCGGCGGCGTCACCGTGGGCGGCCTGCACGCGCTCTACCCACCGGACACCCCGGCGCCCGGCGAGGAGGTGCGGACGATCCTGACCTACGTGGCGTCCTGCATCGCCCATCTCTACGGCGACCAGACCGGCCTGCCGGTGCACGGCGACGGTCCGGTGGTCGCCGCGCTCGCCGACGGGCTGGCGATCGTCGACCGCGACGGCGGCGTACGGCTGTGGAATCCGGCGGCCGAGCGGATCACCGGCCTGCCGGCCGGGCGGATGCTCAACCAGCGGCTGCCGTTCCCGCTGCCACCTCCCGGCCAGGTGCTCGACTACCGGCTGCCGGACGACAAGTGGCTCAAGATCACCAGCGGCGAGCTGCCGGGCAGCGTGGCCTCCCGGGTGGTCACCATCTCCGACGTGACCGCCCAGCACCAGCACGACCACGACCGGGATCTGTTCGTGGCGGTGACCAGCCACGAACTGCGTACGCCGATCACCGTGATCAAGGGCTTCGCCGACACGCTGAGCCAGCACTGGGACTCGGTGCCGGAGCCGGACCGCCGGGCCGCGGCCGTGGTGATGGCGCAGCGTACCGACGAACTCGCCCGGCTGGTCGACCGGCTGCTCTCGGCGGCGACCGACGCCGGATCGGTCGGCGGGGCCGCGCCGATGCCGTTCGACCTGGCCGACGCCCTGGCGGAGGCGGTCGCGGACCTGCCCCGCGACCTGCGCCGGCGGGTCACCCTCGACCTGCCGGCCGACCTGCCGGCCGCGATCGGCGACCGGGCCAGCCTGCCGACCGTCCTGACGGAACTGGTCACCAACGCGGACAAGTACTCGGCCGCGGACGCGATGATCGAGCTGTGCGCCGAGGCCGACGAACGCTCCGTGGTCTTCCGGGTCGGCGACCGGGGCATCGGGGTACGGCCCGAGCATGTCGAGCGGGCGTTCGACCGGTTCTGGCAGGGCGAGTCGGGGGATCGGCGGCGCTATCCCGGCGCCGGACTGGGGCTATATCTGGTCAGAAAGATTGTGGAGCGACAAAAAGGATGGGTCAGCCTCCGTCCCCGCACCGGTGGCGGTACCGTCGCAGAGGTGCGGCTACCCCGGGCGTGA
- a CDS encoding ATP-binding protein, whose protein sequence is MTCPAERAWCVVVPHQPRGARMARHRLSTELVDTIRPGFLADVVAVLAELVGNSVLHAQPLPGEVIRVAWRHHVEGDTDVVQVRVTDGGGAAPPQVRDTDLDSLDGRGLHIVTALATSWGADRDGLGQSVWAELRAPAGEPTAPPGGATAATDLLARR, encoded by the coding sequence ATGACCTGTCCGGCGGAGCGAGCCTGGTGCGTGGTGGTGCCGCACCAGCCGCGCGGTGCGCGCATGGCGCGCCACCGGCTGTCCACCGAACTCGTCGACACGATCCGGCCCGGCTTCCTGGCCGATGTCGTGGCGGTGCTCGCCGAGCTGGTCGGCAACTCCGTGCTGCACGCCCAGCCGCTGCCCGGCGAGGTCATCCGGGTGGCCTGGCGGCACCACGTCGAGGGCGACACCGACGTCGTGCAGGTCCGGGTGACCGATGGCGGCGGTGCCGCGCCGCCCCAGGTCCGCGACACCGACCTCGACTCGCTCGACGGCCGCGGCCTGCACATCGTCACCGCGCTGGCCACCAGTTGGGGCGCCGACCGGGACGGCCTGGGACAGAGCGTCTGGGCCGAGCTGCGCGCGCCGGCCGGCGAGCCCACGGCGCCGCCCGGCGGCGCCACCGCGGCCACCGACCTGCTGGCCCGGCGATAG
- a CDS encoding ABC transporter permease — MAVADAAARTVPAGPPPAATRRVSPWLFVRLKLRVLGNNFRGQTSRIVLFVIGILVALWLAGTGFLLFAAPGLASRPDVALLVGAFGGGLLVLGWLLLPLVFFGVDETLDPARFALLPLRRRTLITGLLAAALVGTPAVATLLAAAGLVLGTWKLGGPAAGLVALVGVLVGVVLCVAISRAVTSAFATMLRSRRVRDLAAVLLALFAALLGPLQIAVLGTVQSTDWRLYEVPARIVGWTPLGAPFTMGLDVADGRAWAAPVKLLIALATIGLLLWWWSGSVESAMLGAAGGPAGSRRSVAGGSAVRQLFPRPLRGLRPTRYGALVARETRYWWRDMRRRAGLITFAVIGIFIPAMMNIRDLGGGAGVGAPSRVTVGLSLLFVGLVAAVSLANEFGYDGSAYAANVTAGVPGRVELLARVTAYSVYIAPLIVAISVAVALLIGRPDWLGMVTGTLFAAYGAGLAVTQFVAILGAYALPETSNPFAINTGAGVAKSLLSLLAMLGSAVAGLPMVVANALLGDVWLWLALPVGLAYGVGAAVLGTYLAGDVLDRRMPELLQAVTPRR; from the coding sequence GTGGCTGTAGCGGATGCCGCCGCCCGTACCGTCCCCGCCGGGCCGCCGCCCGCGGCGACGCGTCGGGTGTCGCCGTGGCTCTTCGTCCGGCTCAAGCTGCGGGTGCTGGGCAACAACTTCCGCGGGCAGACGTCCCGGATCGTGCTGTTCGTCATCGGCATCCTGGTGGCGCTGTGGCTGGCCGGTACCGGCTTCCTGCTGTTCGCCGCCCCCGGCCTGGCCTCCCGGCCGGATGTCGCGCTGCTGGTCGGCGCGTTCGGCGGCGGGCTGCTGGTGCTCGGCTGGCTGCTGCTGCCGCTGGTGTTCTTCGGCGTCGACGAGACCCTGGATCCGGCCCGGTTCGCGCTGCTGCCGCTGCGCCGCCGCACGCTGATCACCGGGCTGCTCGCGGCGGCGCTGGTGGGCACGCCGGCGGTGGCCACCCTGCTCGCCGCCGCCGGCCTGGTGCTCGGCACCTGGAAGCTGGGTGGCCCGGCCGCCGGCCTGGTCGCGCTCGTCGGCGTGCTGGTCGGGGTGGTCCTGTGCGTGGCCATCAGCCGCGCCGTGACCAGCGCCTTCGCCACGATGCTGCGGTCCCGGCGGGTACGCGACCTGGCCGCGGTGCTGCTCGCGCTCTTCGCCGCGTTGCTCGGCCCGCTCCAGATCGCCGTGCTCGGGACGGTGCAGAGCACCGACTGGCGGCTCTACGAGGTGCCGGCCCGGATCGTCGGCTGGACCCCGCTGGGCGCGCCGTTCACGATGGGGCTGGACGTGGCCGACGGCCGGGCCTGGGCCGCGCCCGTCAAGCTGCTGATCGCGCTGGCGACGATCGGGCTGCTGCTCTGGTGGTGGTCCGGGTCGGTGGAGTCGGCCATGCTCGGCGCGGCGGGCGGCCCGGCCGGGTCGCGCCGCAGCGTTGCCGGCGGCTCGGCCGTGCGGCAACTGTTCCCGCGGCCGCTGCGCGGTCTGCGGCCCACCCGGTACGGCGCGCTGGTCGCCCGGGAGACCCGCTACTGGTGGCGCGACATGCGCCGACGGGCCGGCCTGATCACGTTCGCCGTGATCGGCATCTTCATCCCGGCCATGATGAACATCCGGGACCTCGGCGGCGGCGCCGGCGTCGGGGCGCCGTCCCGGGTCACCGTCGGGCTGTCCCTGCTGTTCGTCGGGCTGGTCGCCGCGGTGAGCCTGGCCAACGAGTTCGGTTACGACGGCAGCGCGTACGCGGCGAACGTGACGGCGGGCGTGCCCGGCCGGGTGGAACTGCTGGCCAGGGTGACCGCGTACTCGGTGTACATCGCACCGTTGATCGTGGCCATCTCGGTGGCGGTCGCGCTGCTGATCGGCCGGCCGGACTGGTTGGGCATGGTGACCGGCACGCTGTTCGCGGCGTACGGCGCGGGGCTCGCGGTCACCCAGTTCGTCGCGATCCTGGGCGCGTACGCGCTGCCGGAGACGAGCAACCCGTTCGCCATCAACACCGGTGCCGGGGTGGCGAAGAGTCTCCTCAGCCTGCTGGCGATGCTCGGCTCGGCCGTGGCCGGCCTGCCGATGGTGGTGGCGAACGCGCTGCTCGGCGACGTGTGGCTCTGGCTCGCCCTGCCCGTCGGCCTGGCGTACGGCGTCGGCGCCGCCGTGCTCGGCACGTACCTCGCGGGCGACGTCCTCGACCGGCGGATGCCGGAACTGCTCCAGGCGGTGACGCCCCGCCGCTGA
- a CDS encoding LCP family protein, with protein MMLSGGAIVGSKALISRAAGAIDQENLLGGAGKSGAEGGKDLKGPIDLLLLGVDIRQGWDKNDTRPDTIIILHIPATHDRAYLISVPRDTEVQVPAFPKNGFKGRVEKINGAFFAGAQNGGGWAGGTELLARTIKNAVGISFDGAAIIDFNGFKGVIDALGTINVCVDQKVTSHHMMVVDGKPMYITDAKASGKRYTPVTYQPGCQDMKGWQALDFSRQRYGLKNGDYDRQRHQQQVIKAIAKKAMDGGVMTNPSKVNHLIQAAGKAFTLDTNGVPIADFIFTMRGVTANDLTLVRTNGGKFNSRQSSSGESREALTQESIEMFRAVKNDKLAEFLDEHPDMLAPKS; from the coding sequence ATGATGCTCAGCGGCGGGGCGATCGTCGGCAGCAAGGCGCTGATCAGCCGGGCGGCCGGCGCGATCGATCAGGAGAACCTGCTGGGCGGCGCCGGCAAGAGCGGCGCCGAGGGCGGCAAGGACCTCAAGGGGCCGATCGACCTGCTGCTGCTCGGGGTGGACATCCGGCAGGGCTGGGACAAGAACGACACCCGGCCGGACACGATCATCATCCTGCACATCCCCGCGACCCACGACCGGGCGTACCTCATCTCCGTCCCGCGCGACACCGAGGTCCAGGTCCCGGCGTTCCCCAAGAACGGGTTCAAGGGTCGGGTCGAGAAGATCAACGGCGCCTTCTTCGCCGGCGCGCAGAACGGCGGCGGCTGGGCCGGCGGCACGGAGCTGCTGGCGCGGACCATCAAGAACGCCGTGGGGATCAGCTTCGACGGCGCCGCGATCATCGACTTCAACGGCTTCAAGGGCGTGATCGACGCGCTCGGCACCATCAACGTCTGCGTGGACCAGAAGGTGACCTCGCACCACATGATGGTGGTCGACGGCAAGCCGATGTACATCACCGACGCCAAGGCGTCCGGCAAGCGGTACACCCCGGTGACGTACCAGCCCGGCTGCCAGGACATGAAGGGCTGGCAGGCGCTGGACTTCTCCCGGCAGCGGTACGGCCTGAAGAACGGTGACTACGACCGGCAGCGGCACCAGCAGCAGGTGATCAAGGCCATCGCCAAGAAGGCGATGGACGGCGGCGTGATGACGAACCCGAGCAAGGTCAACCACCTGATCCAGGCGGCGGGCAAGGCGTTCACGCTGGACACCAACGGCGTGCCGATCGCCGACTTCATCTTCACGATGCGCGGCGTGACGGCCAACGACCTCACCCTGGTACGCACCAACGGCGGCAAGTTCAACTCGCGCCAGAGTTCCAGCGGGGAGTCCCGGGAAGCCCTCACCCAGGAGAGCATCGAGATGTTCCGCGCGGTCAAGAACGACAAGCTCGCCGAGTTCCTGGACGAGCATCCGGACATGCTGGCCCCCAAGTCGTGA
- a CDS encoding ABC transporter ATP-binding protein, producing the protein MDGNGQSALTLRGLAKRFGEKVAVAGVDLDVPAGSFYGLLGPNGAGKTTTLSMAVGLLRPDAGTAYVLGHDVWSDPGQAKRQFGVLPDGVRLFDRLTGPELLAYNGLLRGMDPDVVDQRARELLDVLALADSGRTLVIDYSAGMKKKIGLACALLHAPRLLVLDEPFEAVDPVSAALIRDILHRYVGGGGTVIFSSHVMEVVERLCSHVAILADGTIKRVGTLAEVRGERSLEETFVQVVGGRVSTGEELAWL; encoded by the coding sequence ATGGATGGCAACGGACAATCTGCGCTCACCCTGCGTGGGCTGGCCAAACGGTTCGGTGAGAAGGTGGCGGTCGCGGGGGTCGATCTCGACGTCCCGGCCGGTTCCTTCTACGGGCTGCTCGGCCCGAATGGCGCCGGCAAGACCACGACGCTGTCCATGGCCGTCGGTCTGCTCCGGCCCGACGCCGGCACCGCGTACGTGCTGGGCCACGACGTCTGGAGCGATCCGGGGCAGGCCAAGCGGCAGTTCGGCGTGCTGCCGGACGGCGTCCGGCTGTTCGACCGGCTCACCGGTCCGGAACTGCTCGCCTACAACGGCCTGCTGCGCGGGATGGACCCGGACGTGGTCGACCAGCGCGCCCGGGAACTGCTCGACGTGCTGGCGCTGGCCGACTCCGGCCGCACGCTGGTGATCGACTACTCCGCCGGGATGAAGAAGAAGATCGGCCTGGCCTGCGCGCTGCTGCACGCTCCCCGGCTGCTCGTGCTGGACGAGCCGTTCGAGGCGGTGGATCCGGTCTCGGCCGCGCTGATCCGGGACATCCTGCACCGGTACGTCGGCGGCGGCGGAACCGTGATCTTCTCCAGTCACGTGATGGAGGTCGTGGAACGGCTGTGCAGCCACGTGGCGATCCTGGCCGACGGGACGATCAAGCGGGTCGGCACGCTGGCCGAGGTCCGCGGCGAGCGGTCGCTGGAGGAGACGTTCGTCCAGGTGGTCGGCGGCCGGGTGTCGACCGGCGAGGAGTTGGCGTGGCTGTAG
- a CDS encoding DUF5926 family protein produces MSKRRKSNRAGGTEPKRQKLRDVFVPRPFEGLADEVEWIALREFVPAASAPLTLRPELAEQYGERPVTLATVLPMAAPALARADGAVLVGLQRHVQSGDVSRDIAEALLCALRTEPGQPVEVPALPGEGPRLPDVLVDGPLDVTMHDGFEFWLADDAPRDGSVQASLERANASIYPTVRLESARAAYWVRVPEKAHVRWVMPEPEDVTLDALARLAVAGDLPLAEGTKFAGMFRAHGRLVPVWDLPADPPAEHWSAPVADFAKRYAEAAADPTPLDAAGRRARQGLLGRQVALR; encoded by the coding sequence GTGAGCAAGCGTCGTAAGAGCAACCGCGCCGGCGGGACCGAGCCGAAGCGCCAGAAGCTGCGGGACGTCTTCGTGCCCCGGCCCTTCGAGGGTCTGGCCGACGAGGTCGAGTGGATCGCGTTGCGCGAGTTCGTCCCGGCCGCCTCCGCGCCGCTGACGCTGCGCCCCGAACTCGCCGAGCAGTACGGGGAGCGGCCGGTCACGCTGGCCACCGTGCTGCCGATGGCGGCGCCGGCGCTCGCCCGGGCCGACGGCGCGGTGCTGGTCGGGTTGCAGCGCCACGTGCAGTCCGGGGACGTGTCCCGGGACATCGCCGAGGCGCTGCTGTGCGCGCTGCGCACCGAGCCGGGACAGCCGGTCGAGGTGCCGGCACTGCCGGGCGAGGGGCCACGGCTGCCGGACGTGCTCGTCGACGGGCCGCTGGACGTCACGATGCACGACGGGTTCGAGTTCTGGCTGGCCGACGACGCGCCCCGGGACGGCTCGGTGCAGGCGTCGCTGGAACGGGCCAACGCGTCGATCTACCCGACCGTCCGGCTCGAGAGCGCCCGAGCCGCCTACTGGGTACGGGTGCCGGAGAAGGCCCACGTCCGGTGGGTGATGCCCGAGCCGGAGGACGTCACGCTGGACGCGCTCGCCCGGCTCGCCGTGGCCGGCGACCTGCCGCTGGCCGAGGGCACGAAGTTCGCCGGGATGTTCCGGGCGCACGGCCGGCTCGTACCGGTGTGGGATCTGCCCGCGGACCCGCCGGCCGAGCACTGGAGCGCGCCGGTGGCCGACTTCGCCAAGCGCTACGCGGAGGCGGCGGCCGACCCGACGCCGCTGGACGCCGCCGGGCGCCGGGCCCGGCAGGGGTTGCTGGGCCGCCAGGTCGCGCTGCGCTGA
- a CDS encoding LCP family protein, producing MVVSIVAGFGMHALTDRYDRSVSKESLLDPAARRGRAAVTGPLNYLLIGSDQRPSQSAGEARSDTIIIVHIPAGLDRAYLISVPRDLLVEIPPGGAYAGGNDKVNAAFQFGGGGEGGAQLLSATLSRLTGAQFDGAAMIDFSGFERVIDLVGGVRMCVDTPIRSIHTGAHFEVGCQRMGGAQALDYARQRYDLPHGDYDRQRHQQQLLRAIMDRVAPTDLMSNPIKLDQVIRAIGSALTVDTNGAQLEDVVFALRGMHSSSMAGIQLPSHPETIDETSYDLMDPESDGLFQALRGDDLDNWSRANPRWVNQL from the coding sequence ATCGTCGTCTCGATCGTCGCCGGCTTCGGCATGCACGCCCTGACCGACCGGTACGACCGCAGCGTGTCCAAGGAGTCCCTGCTCGACCCCGCGGCCCGCCGGGGCCGTGCCGCGGTCACCGGACCGCTCAACTACCTGCTGATCGGCTCCGACCAGCGCCCGTCCCAGTCGGCCGGCGAGGCCCGGTCGGACACCATCATCATCGTGCACATCCCGGCCGGCCTGGACCGGGCGTACCTGATCTCGGTGCCCCGGGACCTGCTCGTCGAGATCCCGCCCGGCGGCGCGTACGCCGGGGGCAACGACAAGGTCAACGCGGCCTTCCAGTTCGGCGGCGGCGGGGAGGGCGGCGCCCAACTGCTGTCCGCGACGCTCAGCCGGCTGACCGGCGCCCAGTTCGACGGCGCCGCCATGATCGACTTCTCCGGCTTCGAGCGGGTGATCGACCTCGTGGGCGGGGTTCGGATGTGCGTGGACACCCCGATCCGGTCCATCCACACCGGCGCGCACTTCGAGGTGGGATGTCAGCGGATGGGCGGTGCCCAGGCGCTCGACTACGCCCGGCAACGGTACGACCTGCCGCACGGCGACTACGACCGCCAGCGCCACCAGCAGCAGCTACTGCGGGCGATCATGGACCGGGTGGCGCCCACCGACCTGATGTCCAATCCGATCAAGCTCGACCAGGTGATCCGGGCGATCGGTTCCGCGCTGACCGTCGACACCAACGGCGCCCAACTGGAGGACGTGGTGTTCGCCCTGCGCGGCATGCACTCCAGCAGCATGGCGGGGATCCAACTGCCGTCGCACCCGGAGACGATCGACGAGACCTCCTACGACCTGATGGATCCCGAGTCGGACGGACTGTTCCAGGCGCTGCGCGGCGACGACCTCGACAACTGGAGCAGGGCCAACCCCCGGTGGGTGAACCAGCTCTGA
- a CDS encoding cation acetate symporter: protein MTRVLAAEAAGSARGLTITLFLVLVAVTLVITVWASRQTRTATDFYAGGRSFSGFQNGMAIGGDYMSAASFLGIAGIIALSGYDGFLYSIGFLVAWLVALLLVAELLRNSGRYTMADVLAFRMRQRPVRTAAAVSTITVSIFYLLAQMVGAGALVALLLGIKPGTTFLGMDAATAKVATIILVGALMIIYVTVGGMKGTTYVQIVKAILLMGGTLVMALLVAVHYKFNLSSLLGDAARASGKGNAFLEPGLRYGVETADATKTFYSKMDLLSLGMALVLGTAGLPHILIRFYTVPTARAARRSVLWAIGIIGCFYLLTLALGFGAAALVGHEAITAQDKAGNTAAPQLAQALGIEYLGGGTGGSVLLAVIAAVAFATILAVVAGLTLASSSSLAHDFYANVVKRGQASERQEVNVARISALVIGAVAIVLSIFAQSLNVAFLVALAFAVAASGNLPAILYSLFWRRFNTSGAVWAIYGGLLAAVLLVFFSPVVSGSPTAMFPDHDWHWFPLSNPGIISIPFGFLCGWLGTLLSKESDEAKYAELEVRSLTGAGAH, encoded by the coding sequence GTGACCAGGGTCCTGGCGGCCGAGGCGGCCGGCTCCGCCCGGGGGCTGACCATCACGCTGTTCCTGGTGCTGGTGGCGGTGACCCTGGTGATCACCGTGTGGGCGAGCCGGCAGACCCGGACGGCCACCGACTTCTACGCCGGCGGCCGGTCCTTCTCCGGCTTCCAGAACGGCATGGCGATCGGCGGCGACTACATGTCGGCCGCGTCGTTCCTGGGCATCGCCGGCATCATCGCGCTGAGCGGGTACGACGGCTTCCTGTACTCGATCGGCTTCCTGGTGGCCTGGCTGGTGGCCCTGCTGCTGGTGGCCGAGCTGCTGCGCAACTCCGGCCGGTACACCATGGCCGACGTGCTGGCGTTCCGGATGCGGCAGCGGCCGGTCCGGACGGCCGCCGCGGTCTCCACCATCACGGTCTCGATCTTCTACCTGCTGGCCCAGATGGTCGGCGCGGGCGCCCTGGTGGCGCTGCTGCTGGGGATCAAGCCGGGGACCACGTTCCTGGGCATGGACGCGGCGACCGCCAAGGTCGCCACGATCATCCTGGTCGGCGCCCTGATGATCATCTACGTCACGGTGGGCGGCATGAAGGGCACCACCTACGTGCAGATCGTCAAGGCCATCCTGCTGATGGGCGGGACCCTGGTGATGGCGCTGCTGGTGGCGGTGCACTACAAGTTCAACCTGTCGTCGCTGCTGGGCGACGCCGCCCGAGCATCCGGCAAGGGGAACGCGTTCCTGGAACCGGGGTTGCGGTACGGCGTGGAGACGGCCGACGCGACGAAGACGTTCTACAGCAAGATGGACCTGCTCTCGCTGGGCATGGCGCTGGTGCTGGGCACCGCCGGCCTGCCGCACATCCTGATCCGGTTCTACACGGTGCCCACGGCCCGGGCGGCCCGGCGCAGCGTGCTGTGGGCGATCGGCATCATCGGCTGCTTCTACCTGCTCACCCTCGCGCTCGGGTTCGGCGCGGCGGCGCTGGTGGGGCACGAGGCCATCACCGCGCAGGACAAGGCCGGCAACACCGCCGCGCCGCAGCTCGCGCAGGCGCTCGGCATCGAGTACCTGGGCGGCGGTACCGGCGGATCGGTCCTGCTGGCCGTGATCGCGGCGGTCGCCTTCGCCACGATCCTGGCCGTGGTCGCCGGGTTGACCCTGGCCTCCTCGTCCAGCCTGGCGCACGACTTCTACGCGAACGTCGTGAAGCGGGGCCAGGCCTCGGAGCGGCAGGAGGTGAACGTCGCCCGGATCTCCGCCCTGGTGATCGGCGCGGTCGCGATCGTCCTGTCGATCTTCGCGCAGAGCCTCAACGTGGCGTTCCTGGTCGCACTCGCCTTCGCGGTGGCGGCCTCGGGCAACCTGCCCGCGATCCTCTACAGCCTGTTCTGGCGGCGGTTCAACACCTCCGGAGCGGTCTGGGCGATCTACGGTGGCCTGCTCGCGGCCGTGTTGCTGGTGTTCTTCTCCCCGGTCGTCTCGGGCTCGCCGACGGCGATGTTCCCGGACCACGACTGGCACTGGTTCCCGCTGTCCAACCCGGGCATCATCTCGATTCCGTTCGGCTTCCTCTGCGGCTGGTTGGGCACCCTGCTGTCCAAGGAGAGCGACGAGGCCAAGTACGCGGAACTGGAGGTCCGGTCGCTCACCGGGGCCGGAGCGCACTGA